The window CACCGATGTCGACGGAGGTGCCCCGATGTATCTGATTGTCGTCGGCGCGGGCAACATCGGCTCGAACCTGATCGAACGGGCCGTCCAGGACGGTAACGACGTCGTCGTCATCGAGAAGGACGAAGCGAGGGCCAACGCCGCGTCCGCCGAGTACGACTGTCTCGTGTTGCACGCCGACGCGACGAACCACGATACCCTCGTTGAGGCGGAGATCGATCGGGCGGACGCGGTCATCTCGACGACGGACGTCGACGCGACCAACATCATGGTGATGTTACTCGCGCAGGAACACGGCGTCCCGAATCTCGTCAGCGTCGTCCACGATCCCGACAACCTCCCGGTCTTCGAGAAGATCGGCGTCACCCTCATCGAGAACCCCCAACAGCTGATCGCGGACTACCTCTATCACTCGGTGCGGTATCCGGGCGTCAGCGACTTCATCGAACTCGACGGCGACACCGAACTCGTGGACCTGACCGTCGACGGGGACGCGCCGATGAGCGGCCAGCAGCTCGAGACCGCGCTCGAGTCGGGGCGGCTCCCCGAAGGGTGTCTCGTCGTCGCCCTCGAGCGGGACGGCGAGATCCGCGCCCCGCGGGGGGAGACGACGATACTGGCGGGCGATCGGGTGACCGTCTTCACCGACGACGCCGCCCTGGACGACGCCGTCGCGGCGTTTACCGACGCCTAACCATGCGACCCGATCATCGCGTCGTCGGACGGGACGTCGGCCGCATTCTCCAGGTCGTCTCGCTGGTTTCGGCCGCATCAATCCCGGTCGCCGTCGTCAACGGCGAGTTCTTCGCCGTGCCGGCGTTCGCCCTCGCCGCGCTCGTGATGGCCGGCATCGGGATCGGCCTGGCCCGGCGGTACCGCGACGCGGCGACGCCGGAAAAGGCCGAGGCGATGGTGACGGCGGCGAGCGCCTGGGCGCTGGTCGGCGTGTTGGGCGGGCTTCCCTTCCTGCTGGTCGCGTGGACGATCGAGCTCGACCCGTTTCCCGCCTGGGCGAACACACCCCCGATGGACGATACGACCGAGATCTTCATCAACCCACTCGATGCAGTCTTCGAGAGCATGAGCGGGTTCACGGGGACGGGGCTTACGGTCGCCGCGGTCGAAGAGGAGTTGCCCCGATCGCTTCACTGGTGGCGCTCGCTCACGGAGTGGATCGGCGGCGTCGGCGTGATCGTGTTGACCGTCGCGATCCTCGCTCGGCCCGGCAGCGGTTCGCTCACGCTCTTCGAGAGCGAGGCTCGCTCCGAGAAGATCCACCCCAGCGTCGTCAACACGGTCAAAGAGATCTGGAAGATCTACCTCGGACTGACCCTCGGGTCGATCGGCCTGTTCCTCGCGGTCGGGATGCCCCTGTGGGGCGCGATCAACCATGGAATGACGGGGATCGCCACCGGCGGGTTCTCCGTTCACGCCGACTCGATCGGCCACTACGGCAGCCCCCTCATCGAGTACGCGGTCGTCCCGGTCATGATCGCAGGCAGCATCGCCTTCCCCGTTCACTATCTCATCCTCAAGGGTGAGCTCTCGAACTTCTACAAGGACGTCCAGACGCGCTGGGTGTTCCTCTGGTTCGGCATCGGATCGGTCGTTCTGACCGGGATCCTCGCGCTCAACGGCCAGTACGAGTCGTTCGAGAAGACCTTCCGTACGGCCCTGTTCCAGTTCGTGTCCGCGACCTCGAACACCGGCTTCGGGACGGTAGCGATCGGAAACGGGACGGAACGGGTCTGGTCGGCCGGTGCGACGCTACTCGCCTGTCTCGGGATGCTCACCGGCGCGGCAGCCGGATCGACGGTCAGCGGCCTCAAACTCGTTCGGGTCATCACGCTCGTCAAGGGGACGGCCTGGCAGATCGGGAACGTCCTCCAGCCCGATAGCGCGGTCCGAAGCTTCCGGATCGGCCAGCGAGACCTCTCCGAGGAGCAGATTCAGCGCGAGTACACCGAGGCGACGGTCGTGTTCGTGCTGTGGGTGGCCGCCCTGATGGTCGGGGTCGCCGTCCTGTTGCGGACGCTCTCCCCGGCCTACCCCCTCGAGTACGTGATCTTCGACGTGATGAGCGCACAGAGCAACGTCGGGCTCGACTCGGGCATCACGGGGCCGGACCTGCCCGCCGCGGGCAGGGCGATGCTGATCGCCAACATGTGGGTGGGCCGGCTCGAGATCATCCCGGTCGCGGTGTTGCTGGGCGCAGTCTTCCGGCGGGCCGGCCTCTATCGGTGACGGCCCTTGGAGACGTACCGCGCCATTCAAACCCCGAACAGTAGCGGGCCGATCAACACCCCCATCAGGTGGACTCGCCGCGCTCGCAACCGTACGGGGACCATGCCGACAGCAGCCGCGGCAGCGAAGACGGCAACCCCCATCGGGCCGGTAAACAGGAACGAGAGGACGACCAGGAGACCGAGGACGGCCACCGAGACCCTCCAGTAGGGTAGCCGCCCTACCAACTCGAGGTAGGCGTCCCCGACGGCGATCACGAGGACGAAGCCGATCAGGCCCGCGACGACCACGACACCGACGAGGAGGGGCAACTCGAGCGGCGCGTTCGCGCTCTCGAAGGCCACCATCACGCCGGTCCGCGGCCGGCCGATCGCGGCGAGCGCGAACAGCGCGAAGATCGCGTTGGCCGTGTCGACGCCGCTGGTCGCGACGATGTAGCCCCGGTCGCCGGCTCCGCCCGGCACGAGCGCGAGGACCGCGACGGCGGCGATCGCGGCGGACACGCCCGGGACGTAGCCGACGACGGCTCCCGCGAGCGCCCCGGCGACGGCCGTCGCCCCGAGGAGGGGACGGGACATCGCGATCGCGTCGTCCCGCTGGGGCGGGATACCGCTCCCGAACGCGGCGTCGATCAACACGGGCGCGCCGAACAGGCCCGCGAACAGCGGCGCGAGGGTGCCGCCCGCTTCGAGGGGCGCCTCGGGGGAGAGATCCAGAGTCAGCAGACCCAGGCCCGCTGCCAGCGCGAACGAGAACAGGGCGACGGCACGGCTCCGCCACGTCCGTTCGGAGGCGATCAGCGCGACGACGACCGCCGCAAGCACGAGCGAGAGGTTCGTCCGGAGGGTCGGGTAGACCGCCGTGACGGCTCGCGTGACGGGGACGGCGAGCGGCACGGCGGCGAGCACCGCGAGCACGCTCCCGAGCGCGGAGAGCCGGATCGCCTCGTATCCCCTGCCCTCGAGTACCATCCGGTGGCCCGGCAAGGCAGTGACGGCCATCTCGGCGTCGGGAACGCCCAGCGCCATCGCGGGGACGGCGTTGAGGAAGGTGTGGACGACGCCGGCCGCGAGCATCGCGGAGCCGACGAAAAGCGGCGGCCCCGGGACCGACGGCGCGATCCCGGCGAGCAGGAACGCGAAGTTGTTCGCGTGCAGGCCCGGAACGAGGCCGCTACAACACCCCAGCGCCGCGCCGGCGAGCGACCAGGCGAGCAGCCGGAACGACAGCGCGGGATCGGTGACGACCTCGACTGGACCGACAGCCATCGCCTCCTCTGGCCGCCCGTTCGTACTTAAACCCGCGCCGGCCCGCTCACGGTCACGGTCACGGTCACGGGGGCCCCCACACCCGTTGCTCGAGGTCCAGCAGCGAGACCACGACCACGTGAGGGAGGGTCAGCACGGCGATACAGACGAGATAGAGGGCGGCGACGTCGGGGACGGTCGCCGGCGTTCGGGGTACCAGCAGTCCAAGCCCGCCGAGCACCGCGAGGGCGGCGACCGTCAGCGGCGCGGCGTCGCGGGCAAACCGCCCCAGGGCCGCGAGGTCGTTCCCGTCGGCGAGGGCCTCGACCGCGGGGTCGTCGACGAGCAGCGTTCGGAGGACGTGTCGGACGGAGTGCCACAGCGCGAAGTAGAGCCCGATCGCCAGGATCGGCGGCACGAGGGCGAAGAAGGCGACGAGTCCGAGGGTCTCGGCGACGTCGATCAGCCAGGGCTCGAGCGCGTTACCTGTGCGGCGGTACCCCAGGGCGAGCGAGGCGACGACGAGCGCGCCGAACCCGAGGCCGACCGTCGCCCGGACCGCAGGCTCGAAGATCGGCTCGAGGGCGGCCGCCGCCGCGGGATCGAACAGGCCGATCAGCGTTCCGGCGACGAATGCGTACTGCTCGGGGAAAGCGACGAGCGGGACGAGCATCGGCAGCCCGCCGCGAACGACCAGCGCGAGCGCGCGAGCGGTTCGGCTCTCGAGGTAGGTGCCGTCGCGGGTGAACGCGAACAGCGCGTAGACGTCGCCCTGACCCCAGTGGAAAAGCGTCACGAGAATGAACAGGGCGAACGCGAACGCCGGTGCGAGAAACCAGACGGCCGCGTAACTCGTCCCCACGACGAGGTAGAGCACCCCCACGGCGACCATCGATCGGGACGTGACTGGGTCGTTCCGCGCGCGCGGGAGCACGAGATGATCGACCGCGCCGTGCGGGAGGCCGAAGACGACGACGGTCGCCACGAGCGGGAGGTACTGATAGACGAGCGGGAGCGAGTCGACGGCGGCGACGAGTGCCAGCCCGGCAAGGATCGTGGCAGCACCGAACCCGAGGCTGAGCCGTCCCGCACGCCGTCGCGCGCCGCTCGCGTCCGAACGGCCGAGCGACCCTTCGGACCGGGACGGTGTGGCGGTCACGGGAGATCACTCGGGGTTCGAAGCCGCTCGAGCGCGGGGAGTTCGTGGACGCGGTCGACCAGCCAGACGTAGAGGACGATTCCCTGGACGACGAAGACGTTCGTCAGCAGGAAGAACAGTCCCTCCTCGATCGGGAGCCCCCCGATCGTGTAGCCGGTGGTGTGGCTCCCGGAGATGATCCAGATCCCCCACTCGATGGCGATCCGATCGACGACACAGAGGTACAGCGTCGGCACGGCGACCGCGAGCGCGACCGGCCGACGGACCCGCCACAGGTACGTGAGGCCGAACGCCCACTGGATCGCCAGTACCGGGCCCGCCCACAGCAGCAACGAGCCGAGGTAGTACGTCGAGGTCGGACCCGCGAACAGCGTCCAGCCGACGACAGTGATCGCGAGCCCCCCGAGGGAACCGGCGAGTCTGTGGCTGCGGGGGATCCGGAGCGGCAGGTCGGCCCTCGCGGGGAACTGGAACAGGACGAGCGCGGTCAGGATCGGCTGTAGGACGAAAAAGAGGTACTCCTCGAGCGGCGTGTACCAGATTCGACCCAGCACTGCACCGTCGCCGTACCACCAGACTCCCTCCGGGATCATGTGGTTGGTCCACGGGGTGGTGTACGCCACTGCGAGGAAGAGAACGATCACGAGACCGGTGGCGGCACGTCGGTCCCGCCAGGCCGTCGGGCGTCGGACCGCGAGCCACCCGAGGATGAGGATCGGTGGCAGAACGAACGCCGCGTGAAATCCCAGGTAAGTAAGCGGCGGCGTCATCGACCCGTCCCTCGAGCGAGCGACGACCGCGGTCGGCCCCCGGGGAGGACGGCAGCGAGGGAAGTATCCCACGTGAACTGGCGGAGGTTCATTCGTCATTCGAAAACTCACGGCCGCACACACGTAAAGAACAGGGCAACACTGTTCGACTGGCGGGGAACGGCGGCCCGATCCGTCCGGACGCTGACGCCCCGCTGCCGACAGCCCCCTTAAAACCCCGCCCGATGTCGGTCAGCGCACAAGTGTGAGCCGTCCTAACCTCCGATATGGCGACTCACTCCCGAGTTCGGGGCTCGCGTTCCCTGCCGGCACTCGAGACGATCGCAGTGCAGGGCTCTCGCGTCGCGCTGCTGGGCCTCGCCGTCGCGTTCGTCGCGGCGAAGGCGCTCGGACGGATGCCGTCGCTCGAGGCGCAACTGGTCGTCTACCTGGTCGGGATGATCGCGCTGAATCTCCCGCACGGCGGCTACGAACACTTCTCGAACCTCCGGCGGCGCGGCCTGCCGTTCGGAGCCCGGTACGTCGGGGCGTACGCCCTCTGTATCGCCGCGTTCGTCGCGCTGTTTTTCGTCGCGCCGATCCCGGCGCTCGGCCTCGCGTTCGCCGTCGCGGTCGCGAAGGCCGGCCACGGCGACCTCCACGTCATGGACGCACTGGTCGGGAGCGACCACCTCGAAACCCGACTCCAGCGGGCGCTCGCGGCGGTCGCCCGTGGCGGCGCGGTCATGATCGTCCCGCTTCTCGCCTGGCCCGATACGTTCAACGGGTTCGCGACGTACATGCTCCTCCTGTTCGATCCGGGGGCGATCGGTGCGCTCGGACCCGCCCTCGAGTCGGCGCGGGTGGTTCTCGGCGTCGGCTACGCGGTCGCAGTCGTCGGCCACCTTACGCTCGGGTACGCGGTCGGGGGTGGCGCGTCCTGGCTCCGCGACGCCGCCGAGACGGGGCTGCTCGTGGGTTACTTCGCGGCCGTCCCCGTCGTCGTCGCCGTCGGGCTGTACTTCCCGCTGTGGTACTCGCTGCGACAGGCGGGCCGGGAGCGGTACGCCCGTCGGATCGAACCACCGACCGGCCTCTCCGTCAGGGACACCTGCGTCGCGATGCTCGCCGGCGGCGCGGCGACGGCCGCGGTCGCCGGCGCGTTCTGGCTCGTCGTTCCCAACCCGCTCGGCGGGCTCACTCTCTTGCCCGGGCTCGTAGCGTTTTACACGATCTTCGTCTGCGTCATCGCCCTGCCACACGTCGTGATCGGCGAGTGGCTCGACGCGGGCCGCGGGATCTGGTACGTGCCCTGACCCCCTCGCTCGAGTCGCGGACGACACCCGACCGCGGCGAACCTAAATACCCCGAGAATAGCGGCTGACAGACTTCCGTGACCGATACGAAACGTGACTATGAGCGACCTGACCGACGACTCGATCGCGGTCGCCGGCGCAGGCTTCGGCGGTCTCGCCGCGGCCGCCTACCTCGCGGCCGCGGGGGCGGACGTCACGGTGTACGAACGACGAACCGAGGTCGGCGGCGTCGCGGGCCGGTTGACCGGCGAGGGGTTCCGGTTCGACACCGGCCCCTCCTGGTACCTCATGCCCGAACTGTTCGACCGGTTTTTCGCCGATTTCGGCCGCGAGCCGTCCGACTACTACGACCTCGAGCGGCTGGACCCGAACTACCGGGTCTTCTGGGAGGACGGCGATCGGGCGGACGTCCCCGCCGATCCCGCCGAGGCAGGGGCCCTGTTCGAGTCCTACAGCCCCGGCGCGGGGGAGGCCCTCGAGCGGTACCTCACGGACGCCCGCGAGGCCTACGAGATCGGGATGAACCGGTTCGTCCTGCCGAACCGGACGCGGTTCCGGGACTACCTCTCGACCGACGTACTCCGGTCGGCCCGCGGACTCGCCCTGCTCGGCACGATGGACGACCACGTCGCCGACTACTTTGATCATCCGAAACTGCGCCAACTCGTCCAGTACACGCTGGTCTTCCTGGGCGGCGCCCCCCACAACACGCCCGCGCTCTATACCCTCATGAGTCACGTCGACTACGGGCTGGGCGTCTACTACCCCCAGGGCGGCATGCGCGAGGTGGTCGACGCCGTCGCTGCGGTCGCCCGCGAACAGGGTGCGACGATCGAAACCGGGACGCCGATCGACGCCCTCGAGCCGACCCCCAACGGGTTCGCCGTCACGACTGACGCTGGGCGCGTGCGACACGACCGCGTCGTCTGCAACGCGCCGCCGGCCCACGTCGAGCGAGACCTCCTCCCCGCGGGCGTTCCGGACCGGCCCGACGACTACTGGGACGACCGAACCTACGCCCCGTCGGCGTTCATGCTGTACCTCGGGGTCGACGGCGAACCCCCCGAGTTCGAACACCACACGCTCGTCCTCCCGACCGACTGGACCCCACATTTCGAATCCATCTTCGACGACCCCGCGTGGCCCGACGATCCGGCCTACTACGTCAACGTCCCCTCCCGGACGGATCCGTCGGTCGCCCCCGACGGCTGCGAGACGGTCGTGATCCTCGTCCCGATCGCGCCCGGACTCGAGGACGACGACGCGACGCGCGAGCGGTTCCGCGACGCCGTGCTCGCTGACCTCGCGGAGACGACGGGGGTCGACCTCCGCGAGCGGATCCGCTTCGAGGAACGGGCCTGCGTCTCCGAGTTCGCCGGGGGGTTCAACAAACCCCAGGGCACGGCGCTCGGACTGGCCCACACGCTCCGCCAGACGGGGCCGCTCCGACCCCGTCACCGCGTGCCTGGCCTCGAGGGGTTGTACTACGTCGGCGGCGACACGAATCCGGGGATCGGCGTCCCGATGTGTCTGCTGAGCGGCGAACACGTCACGGAGGCGGTTCTGGCGGACGCCCGGGACGGCCCCGTGGACCGGGGTCGGAGCGGAAACGGGCTTCGCCGGCTCCTCCGGCAGGGGCTGTATCGGGTCCAGTCCAGCCTCTAACTGCGTTCTCGACTCCGCTCCGGTCGCTTTGCTGCTCGCTACGCGAGCGGCGTCGCCACTGGCCGACGTGACACACGCAAAAAATATCGATCGTTGAGACTGTGAACTCGTCGCGTCCGACTTAGCCGAAGAGCTCGCCGAGACCTTCGCCGTCGGCCTCGTCGTCTTCGTCCTCGTCCTCGTCCGTCGTGTCCGGGACGTCGCTGGTCTCTTCTTCCTCTTCGGCTTCCTCGTCGGCTTCCTCGGCGGCGGCACCGCCAGCGGCGCCGGCGGCCGCGGCGGGCGCGGCAGCAGCCTCGGAGACGGCCTCGTCGATGTCGACGTCCTCGAGCGCGGCGACGAGCGCCTTGACGCGGGACTCTTCGACGTCGACGCCGGCAGCGTCGAGTACGTCGGTGAGGTTGTCTTCGTTGATCTCTTCGCCCGATTCGTTCAGGATGAGTGCAGCGTAAACGTATTCCATTGTTGAATCCTCCGTTAGTCGTTATCCGAACATTTCGCCGAGGCCGGCCGCGCCGTCTTCGTCGTCATCGTCGTCTTCCTCGTCGGCGTCGGCCTCCTCTTCGGTCTGGTCGTCTACCGATTCGTCTTCGTCCTCGCTCTCGCCCTCGTCAGCCGCCGGCTGTGCAGGCGCGTCGACGTCCTGCAGCTCCTCCGGCAGCGCTTCCTCGTCGTCGATCTGGGCGGCGAGCGCGCGAAGTTGCGCGTCGGCCTTGGTGACGAGGTCGGGCATGAGCTCTTCGTCCTCGATGGCGGCCTGCAGGCCGAGGCTCTTTGCCTCGCCCGTGGCCTTGGCGACCAGCGTCGGGACCGTCGTCTCGGTCGGGTACTCCGCGTTGACCGCGAGGTTCCGCGCCCGAGCGGCGGCCGTCTGCACGTCGCTCTCGTAGGCCTCGACGTCGATGTCGAGGTCTTCGGGGTCGAAGAGGACGCCCTCGGCGACGACGGCACGAAGGTCGAGCCCGACTTCCTTGGGCTCGATGCCGAGTTCGTTGAGGACGTTCGCCAGGTCCGCAGAGACCTCCTCGCCGGCCTCGAGGACCGTCGAGTCCTCCATGACCTGAATCGAACCGTCCTCGATGCGTGCGTTCGCGCCGATACCCTGAAGTTCGCCGACGAACGGCCCCGGATCGACGCCCGTGTCCCCTTCCGGGATCACGATGTCGTTCGGGGCGACCTCGCCCTCGTTGATCGGCGCCGGCGTCTTCGACGCCTCGAGCTCCTTGTAGAGCGCGAAGGGGTTGTCGTTCGTCGCGATCAGACCGACGTGGCCTTCGACGTGGTCGACCAGGTCGTCGTAGCCGGCCTCCTCGAGTGCGCGGATCTGCAGGGTGTTGCGGCTGACACGCAGCTCCGCGGTGCCGTACAGATCGCGGCGCATGTCCTGGAGCTGCTTCGAGGGGATGCCGGTGAGGCCGACGATGCCGACGCTCTCGTACTCGCCGAGTAGCTCGGAGAGCTCCTCGACTTCCTCTTGCTTCCACTGGGGAAGGTTCTCGGTTTTGCGTTCAGCCTGGGCGCTCATGTTAGGCCACCTCCACGGACGGGCCCATCGTCGTCTTCACGTAGACGGCGTCGATGTTCTGGGGCCCCTTCTCGAGGTCCGCGTGCAGGCGACGCAGGATGACGTCGATGTTGTCGGCGATGTTCTCGGCATCCATGTCTTCGGCGCCGACGAGCGTGTGGAAGGTTCGTCGGTCGCCGGAGCGAAGCTGCACGGTGTTTTTGAGCCGGTTGACGGTCTCGACGACGTCGTCGTCGGGACTGAGCGGGTCCGGCATCTTCCCCCGGGGACCGAGGATGGTACCCAGGTGCCGGGCGATGTCTTGCATCATCGCCTCTTCGGCGATGAAGAAGTCCGTCTCGTCGGCCATGTCTTTGGCCTCGTCGTCGTCGAGGTCTGCGACCTCGTCCTCCGAGAGAACCTCGTCCGCGGCCTCTTCGGCGCGGACTGCAGTTTCGCCCTCGGCAATGACGACGATTCGCGTGTCCTGTCCGGTTCCGGACGGGAGCACGACGGACTCGTCAACTCGATTCGACGGTTCGTTCAGGTCAAGGTCGCGCAGATTGATCGCGAGGTCCACCGTCTCGGTAAAGTTCCGATCCGGTGACTCCTCGAGTGCGCGAGCCACTGCGGTTTC of the Halobiforma lacisalsi AJ5 genome contains:
- a CDS encoding potassium channel family protein → MYLIVVGAGNIGSNLIERAVQDGNDVVVIEKDEARANAASAEYDCLVLHADATNHDTLVEAEIDRADAVISTTDVDATNIMVMLLAQEHGVPNLVSVVHDPDNLPVFEKIGVTLIENPQQLIADYLYHSVRYPGVSDFIELDGDTELVDLTVDGDAPMSGQQLETALESGRLPEGCLVVALERDGEIRAPRGETTILAGDRVTVFTDDAALDDAVAAFTDA
- a CDS encoding TrkH family potassium uptake protein; its protein translation is MRPDHRVVGRDVGRILQVVSLVSAASIPVAVVNGEFFAVPAFALAALVMAGIGIGLARRYRDAATPEKAEAMVTAASAWALVGVLGGLPFLLVAWTIELDPFPAWANTPPMDDTTEIFINPLDAVFESMSGFTGTGLTVAAVEEELPRSLHWWRSLTEWIGGVGVIVLTVAILARPGSGSLTLFESEARSEKIHPSVVNTVKEIWKIYLGLTLGSIGLFLAVGMPLWGAINHGMTGIATGGFSVHADSIGHYGSPLIEYAVVPVMIAGSIAFPVHYLILKGELSNFYKDVQTRWVFLWFGIGSVVLTGILALNGQYESFEKTFRTALFQFVSATSNTGFGTVAIGNGTERVWSAGATLLACLGMLTGAAAGSTVSGLKLVRVITLVKGTAWQIGNVLQPDSAVRSFRIGQRDLSEEQIQREYTEATVVFVLWVAALMVGVAVLLRTLSPAYPLEYVIFDVMSAQSNVGLDSGITGPDLPAAGRAMLIANMWVGRLEIIPVAVLLGAVFRRAGLYR
- a CDS encoding tripartite tricarboxylate transporter permease — encoded protein: MAVGPVEVVTDPALSFRLLAWSLAGAALGCCSGLVPGLHANNFAFLLAGIAPSVPGPPLFVGSAMLAAGVVHTFLNAVPAMALGVPDAEMAVTALPGHRMVLEGRGYEAIRLSALGSVLAVLAAVPLAVPVTRAVTAVYPTLRTNLSLVLAAVVVALIASERTWRSRAVALFSFALAAGLGLLTLDLSPEAPLEAGGTLAPLFAGLFGAPVLIDAAFGSGIPPQRDDAIAMSRPLLGATAVAGALAGAVVGYVPGVSAAIAAVAVLALVPGGAGDRGYIVATSGVDTANAIFALFALAAIGRPRTGVMVAFESANAPLELPLLVGVVVVAGLIGFVLVIAVGDAYLELVGRLPYWRVSVAVLGLLVVLSFLFTGPMGVAVFAAAAAVGMVPVRLRARRVHLMGVLIGPLLFGV
- a CDS encoding Brp/Blh family beta-carotene 15,15'-dioxygenase, yielding MTATPSRSEGSLGRSDASGARRRAGRLSLGFGAATILAGLALVAAVDSLPLVYQYLPLVATVVVFGLPHGAVDHLVLPRARNDPVTSRSMVAVGVLYLVVGTSYAAVWFLAPAFAFALFILVTLFHWGQGDVYALFAFTRDGTYLESRTARALALVVRGGLPMLVPLVAFPEQYAFVAGTLIGLFDPAAAAALEPIFEPAVRATVGLGFGALVVASLALGYRRTGNALEPWLIDVAETLGLVAFFALVPPILAIGLYFALWHSVRHVLRTLLVDDPAVEALADGNDLAALGRFARDAAPLTVAALAVLGGLGLLVPRTPATVPDVAALYLVCIAVLTLPHVVVVSLLDLEQRVWGPP
- a CDS encoding lycopene cyclase domain-containing protein, which produces MTPPLTYLGFHAAFVLPPILILGWLAVRRPTAWRDRRAATGLVIVLFLAVAYTTPWTNHMIPEGVWWYGDGAVLGRIWYTPLEEYLFFVLQPILTALVLFQFPARADLPLRIPRSHRLAGSLGGLAITVVGWTLFAGPTSTYYLGSLLLWAGPVLAIQWAFGLTYLWRVRRPVALAVAVPTLYLCVVDRIAIEWGIWIISGSHTTGYTIGGLPIEEGLFFLLTNVFVVQGIVLYVWLVDRVHELPALERLRTPSDLP
- a CDS encoding Brp/Blh family beta-carotene 15,15'-dioxygenase gives rise to the protein MATHSRVRGSRSLPALETIAVQGSRVALLGLAVAFVAAKALGRMPSLEAQLVVYLVGMIALNLPHGGYEHFSNLRRRGLPFGARYVGAYALCIAAFVALFFVAPIPALGLAFAVAVAKAGHGDLHVMDALVGSDHLETRLQRALAAVARGGAVMIVPLLAWPDTFNGFATYMLLLFDPGAIGALGPALESARVVLGVGYAVAVVGHLTLGYAVGGGASWLRDAAETGLLVGYFAAVPVVVAVGLYFPLWYSLRQAGRERYARRIEPPTGLSVRDTCVAMLAGGAATAAVAGAFWLVVPNPLGGLTLLPGLVAFYTIFVCVIALPHVVIGEWLDAGRGIWYVP
- a CDS encoding phytoene desaturase family protein, with the protein product MSDLTDDSIAVAGAGFGGLAAAAYLAAAGADVTVYERRTEVGGVAGRLTGEGFRFDTGPSWYLMPELFDRFFADFGREPSDYYDLERLDPNYRVFWEDGDRADVPADPAEAGALFESYSPGAGEALERYLTDAREAYEIGMNRFVLPNRTRFRDYLSTDVLRSARGLALLGTMDDHVADYFDHPKLRQLVQYTLVFLGGAPHNTPALYTLMSHVDYGLGVYYPQGGMREVVDAVAAVAREQGATIETGTPIDALEPTPNGFAVTTDAGRVRHDRVVCNAPPAHVERDLLPAGVPDRPDDYWDDRTYAPSAFMLYLGVDGEPPEFEHHTLVLPTDWTPHFESIFDDPAWPDDPAYYVNVPSRTDPSVAPDGCETVVILVPIAPGLEDDDATRERFRDAVLADLAETTGVDLRERIRFEERACVSEFAGGFNKPQGTALGLAHTLRQTGPLRPRHRVPGLEGLYYVGGDTNPGIGVPMCLLSGEHVTEAVLADARDGPVDRGRSGNGLRRLLRQGLYRVQSSL
- the rpl12p gene encoding 50S ribosomal protein P1 gives rise to the protein MEYVYAALILNESGEEINEDNLTDVLDAAGVDVEESRVKALVAALEDVDIDEAVSEAAAAPAAAAGAAGGAAAEEADEEAEEEEETSDVPDTTDEDEDEDDEADGEGLGELFG
- a CDS encoding 50S ribosomal protein L10; its protein translation is MSAQAERKTENLPQWKQEEVEELSELLGEYESVGIVGLTGIPSKQLQDMRRDLYGTAELRVSRNTLQIRALEEAGYDDLVDHVEGHVGLIATNDNPFALYKELEASKTPAPINEGEVAPNDIVIPEGDTGVDPGPFVGELQGIGANARIEDGSIQVMEDSTVLEAGEEVSADLANVLNELGIEPKEVGLDLRAVVAEGVLFDPEDLDIDVEAYESDVQTAAARARNLAVNAEYPTETTVPTLVAKATGEAKSLGLQAAIEDEELMPDLVTKADAQLRALAAQIDDEEALPEELQDVDAPAQPAADEGESEDEDESVDDQTEEEADADEEDDDDDEDGAAGLGEMFG
- a CDS encoding 50S ribosomal protein L1, translated to MADSDIETAVARALEESPDRNFTETVDLAINLRDLDLNEPSNRVDESVVLPSGTGQDTRIVVIAEGETAVRAEEAADEVLSEDEVADLDDDEAKDMADETDFFIAEEAMMQDIARHLGTILGPRGKMPDPLSPDDDVVETVNRLKNTVQLRSGDRRTFHTLVGAEDMDAENIADNIDVILRRLHADLEKGPQNIDAVYVKTTMGPSVEVA